Proteins encoded in a region of the Paenibacillus sp. W2I17 genome:
- a CDS encoding ABC transporter ATP-binding protein, translated as MSNILELNQINKTYGNKKALSNITLDIAPGRIVGLLGSNGSGKSTLMKLVAGLLHPSSGTIQVTGKPVGLETKALVSFMPDRPLTEKWMRVRDAIGYYRDFYADFDEEKAREMLDFMNLVESDRVRHLSKGMNERLQLTLALSRKARLYLLDEPIGGVDPVARGKILDAIVKFYDEDSSLIISTHLVNDIERIFDEVVFIREGELVMREEVETLRLKYGKSVDEMFKEVYAE; from the coding sequence ATGAGTAACATCCTTGAACTGAACCAGATCAATAAAACATATGGCAATAAGAAAGCGCTCAGTAATATTACATTGGATATTGCTCCAGGACGAATCGTAGGTCTGCTGGGTAGCAACGGTAGTGGAAAAAGTACGCTCATGAAGCTGGTTGCGGGTTTGTTGCATCCGAGCAGTGGAACGATTCAAGTCACAGGTAAGCCTGTTGGGCTGGAGACGAAAGCGCTGGTTTCATTTATGCCGGATCGTCCATTAACCGAAAAGTGGATGAGAGTCCGGGATGCGATTGGATACTATCGCGATTTCTATGCTGATTTTGATGAGGAGAAGGCGCGGGAGATGCTGGACTTCATGAACCTTGTCGAGAGTGACCGGGTACGGCATCTGTCGAAAGGGATGAATGAACGACTACAACTAACACTGGCACTTTCTCGTAAGGCTCGTCTGTATTTGCTGGATGAACCGATTGGCGGGGTAGATCCGGTTGCGCGAGGCAAGATTCTGGATGCGATCGTCAAATTCTATGATGAAGACAGCAGTCTAATCATCTCCACACATCTTGTGAATGATATCGAACGGATTTTTGATGAAGTTGTCTTTATTCGCGAGGGCGAGCTGGTGATGCGGGAAGAAGTGGAAACGCTCCGTCTGAAATATGGGAAAAGTGTGGATGAGATGTTCAAGGAGGTCTATGCGGAATGA
- a CDS encoding GntR family transcriptional regulator gives MTIEFDNNLPIYLQIMQYIKRQIVTGTLQAGDKIPSVRELAAELQINPNTVQRTFQELEREEVVETKRGLGRYVTSEERKIMTIKKEMAGELLERFLTGMQELGIEEQDILSIVADAVAEGKGGTTHE, from the coding sequence GTGACTATAGAATTTGATAACAATTTACCAATCTATCTGCAGATCATGCAGTATATCAAAAGACAGATTGTAACCGGGACACTTCAGGCAGGTGACAAAATTCCTTCGGTTCGTGAACTGGCGGCTGAACTACAGATCAATCCAAATACAGTACAACGGACATTTCAGGAGCTTGAGCGGGAAGAAGTGGTCGAAACCAAACGGGGCTTGGGCAGATATGTGACCAGTGAGGAGCGGAAGATTATGACGATCAAAAAAGAGATGGCCGGTGAATTGCTGGAACGCTTTCTGACCGGAATGCAGGAACTGGGGATCGAAGAGCAGGATATCTTATCCATCGTAGCCGATGCCGTTGCGGAAGGAAAGGGAGGAACAACGCATGAGTAA
- a CDS encoding aldo/keto reductase, with translation MHGNPTRTILLPDGTVLPAIGQGTWNMGEKQSSQEEEVRALRSGIEQGMTVIDTAEMYAEGGAEVVTGKAISGHRDEVFLVSKVYPHHADRKQMITACERSLTRLGTDRLDLYLLHWRGGVPLEETVEALEQLKQSGKILRWGVSNLDTRDMQELWSLPEGSQCMVNQVLYHAASRGIEHDLLPWMRERSVPVMAYCPLAQGGRLRSELLEHPVIQDIAQDRGVTTSQIALAWVIRDGDVLAIPKAVQLNHVADNAAAVNIVLTQEELARLDEAFPAPKGKVPLDIV, from the coding sequence ATGCATGGTAATCCAACACGCACGATTCTACTTCCGGATGGAACTGTCCTGCCTGCGATAGGACAAGGCACATGGAACATGGGAGAGAAGCAATCTAGCCAAGAAGAAGAAGTACGAGCACTTCGTTCCGGTATTGAACAGGGAATGACCGTGATTGATACAGCGGAGATGTATGCAGAAGGTGGGGCAGAAGTTGTTACGGGAAAGGCCATCTCGGGCCATCGTGATGAAGTTTTTCTCGTATCCAAAGTATATCCCCATCATGCAGATCGCAAGCAGATGATTACTGCCTGTGAGCGTAGTCTTACGCGTCTTGGTACAGATCGTCTGGATCTGTATTTGCTTCACTGGCGTGGAGGAGTACCGCTCGAAGAGACGGTTGAGGCTTTGGAACAATTGAAGCAATCCGGTAAAATCCTTCGCTGGGGTGTATCAAACCTGGATACAAGGGATATGCAGGAGTTATGGAGTCTGCCGGAGGGGTCTCAGTGCATGGTGAATCAGGTGCTCTACCATGCAGCTTCGCGTGGTATTGAACATGATCTGCTTCCCTGGATGCGGGAACGGAGCGTTCCTGTAATGGCGTATTGTCCCCTGGCTCAGGGTGGCAGACTTCGAAGTGAATTGTTGGAGCATCCCGTCATTCAGGATATTGCACAGGATCGAGGAGTTACGACTTCGCAGATCGCATTAGCCTGGGTGATCAGGGATGGAGATGTGCTGGCGATTCCCAAGGCGGTACAGCTGAATCATGTGGCAGACAATGCAGCAGCAGTGAATATCGTTTTGACACAAGAGGAACTCGCCCGTTTGGATGAGGCATTTCCTGCACCTAAAGGCAAAGTACCTCTAGATATCGTGTAA
- a CDS encoding STM3941 family protein, producing MSTSYEQHVEYPSRKRMAWLTAGAALFVVAGFFLIFDSSSVTNDSILSDVIGLLSILFFGLCFCYSLVKMIKKEPSFVIDEDGFVDASSYTAGGAVAWRDVENIFMYELMGQKMIGVKLRDEKAFLDRQNGMKRKLMTVNSNMVDATISVAQSSLTVPLDQLYIMMISHWRHVSDNMIYDSYYRR from the coding sequence TTGAGCACATCCTATGAGCAGCATGTGGAATATCCAAGCCGGAAACGAATGGCGTGGCTCACGGCAGGGGCAGCACTTTTTGTGGTAGCCGGATTTTTTTTGATTTTTGATAGTTCTTCAGTTACGAATGATTCCATCCTTTCGGATGTGATTGGACTTCTATCCATTTTGTTTTTTGGGCTATGTTTCTGCTACAGTCTGGTAAAGATGATTAAGAAGGAACCTTCTTTTGTAATTGATGAGGATGGGTTTGTGGATGCATCTTCTTATACCGCAGGAGGAGCAGTGGCCTGGAGAGACGTTGAGAATATTTTTATGTATGAATTGATGGGACAGAAAATGATCGGGGTCAAATTGCGGGACGAGAAAGCCTTTCTGGATCGCCAGAACGGGATGAAACGCAAATTGATGACGGTCAACAGCAATATGGTCGATGCGACCATCAGCGTTGCCCAAAGTAGCCTCACAGTGCCACTGGATCAATTGTATATCATGATGATAAGCCACTGGAGACATGTGAGTGATAACATGATTTATGATTCGTATTATCGTCGTTAG
- a CDS encoding S9 family peptidase produces the protein MMSQRGITSEDLYQITWVNDPTPSPQGGQLVYVSRKTNEARDGYCSHLRLLHLGSQKDRSFTSGEKDHSPAWSPDGSQLAFLREVDGKSQVWIIASDGGEAQQISHLKHGVSSLLWSPDGHTILVKSSVDMSGDEESEHTDPIDDKPKLLQEHVVDRIRMKSDASGLWNGRRSHLFALAPIDVEPLPVTTGHYDVGDYAWSPDGTSIAWIAQMPEEGEDHNDYTLTNHVYLAKADGSDVQQLTPEGYTFSRMAFAPDGQSLALLASDRSYGNATLVKLYTLQISGGELVCLSTDWDVQLNHSIVGDMRSHLTTTGPVFSRDGSSIFCLATIHGSVRIAKFARDGSSADYIWPDEREIYQFAELENGQIVAAVADTLNPGDLYIYEQAENPGVEPIQLTRSNPQLEDEIHLSTPETFWFNSSDGLRLQGWIMKPHGMVDGVKIPTILEIHGGPHMMYGFTFMHEFQILAAQGYAVVYINPRGGLGYGQQFVDACRGDYGGGDYRDLMESVDYALSQYEFIDESRLGVTGGSYGGFMTNWIVGHTDRFKAAVTQRSISNWLSFYGVSDIGYFFTEDQIGGNAWDDTEKLWKHSPLAYVGNVSTPLLILHGEQDLRCPIEQAEQLFIALKRGKQTTRLVRFPGANHELSRGGHPHLRVRRLEHIAGWFNEYL, from the coding sequence ATGATGAGTCAGCGCGGCATAACATCGGAAGATCTTTATCAGATTACATGGGTTAATGATCCAACTCCGTCCCCTCAAGGCGGACAACTGGTATATGTAAGCCGGAAAACGAATGAAGCACGTGACGGTTATTGTTCTCACCTAAGACTGCTTCATCTGGGAAGTCAAAAGGATAGGTCCTTTACCTCTGGTGAGAAGGATCATTCCCCTGCCTGGTCGCCCGATGGGTCTCAGCTTGCCTTTTTAAGAGAGGTTGATGGGAAATCCCAAGTGTGGATTATCGCATCAGATGGCGGAGAAGCACAGCAAATCAGTCACCTGAAACATGGCGTAAGTTCCCTGCTCTGGTCACCAGATGGTCATACCATACTTGTGAAATCATCCGTGGATATGAGCGGAGATGAAGAATCAGAACATACAGATCCTATAGACGATAAACCCAAACTGCTGCAAGAACATGTCGTAGACCGGATTCGCATGAAATCAGATGCCAGTGGATTATGGAACGGTCGACGTTCCCACCTTTTCGCTCTCGCACCGATCGATGTGGAACCACTCCCTGTAACTACAGGTCATTATGACGTTGGAGACTACGCTTGGTCCCCGGACGGAACATCCATCGCTTGGATTGCGCAGATGCCTGAAGAAGGCGAGGACCATAATGATTACACCCTGACTAATCATGTGTACCTTGCCAAGGCAGACGGATCGGATGTGCAACAGTTGACCCCGGAAGGATATACGTTCAGCCGAATGGCCTTTGCACCGGATGGACAATCTCTTGCACTGCTCGCCAGTGACCGTTCCTATGGAAATGCCACGCTTGTGAAGTTGTACACCCTTCAGATATCAGGTGGGGAACTCGTATGTCTGAGCACGGATTGGGACGTACAGTTGAATCACAGCATTGTTGGCGACATGCGTTCACATCTGACAACCACGGGGCCTGTATTCAGCAGAGATGGTTCTTCAATCTTCTGTCTGGCGACCATCCATGGTAGTGTACGCATCGCCAAATTCGCTCGAGACGGCAGCAGTGCCGACTATATATGGCCTGACGAACGGGAAATTTATCAATTTGCCGAGTTGGAAAACGGGCAGATCGTTGCCGCTGTAGCCGATACACTAAATCCTGGTGATCTCTATATATATGAACAAGCGGAAAATCCCGGGGTAGAACCGATTCAGCTCACCCGCAGCAATCCACAGCTTGAGGATGAGATCCATCTAAGTACACCTGAGACCTTCTGGTTCAATTCCTCAGATGGCCTACGGCTGCAAGGATGGATCATGAAACCTCATGGCATGGTCGACGGGGTCAAAATCCCGACCATTCTGGAGATTCATGGCGGCCCGCACATGATGTATGGTTTTACATTTATGCACGAGTTCCAAATTCTCGCCGCACAAGGCTACGCTGTTGTGTATATCAATCCACGCGGTGGCCTCGGATACGGGCAGCAGTTTGTAGACGCCTGTCGCGGAGATTATGGCGGTGGCGATTATCGCGATCTCATGGAGAGTGTGGATTATGCCCTGTCCCAGTATGAGTTTATCGATGAATCCAGATTGGGCGTAACCGGGGGCAGTTATGGTGGCTTCATGACCAACTGGATTGTTGGACACACGGACCGCTTTAAGGCGGCTGTTACCCAGCGTTCCATCTCCAATTGGCTATCCTTCTACGGTGTAAGTGACATTGGATATTTCTTCACGGAAGACCAGATTGGCGGTAACGCGTGGGATGACACGGAAAAACTGTGGAAACATTCTCCGCTCGCTTATGTCGGCAACGTGAGTACTCCGCTGCTCATTTTACATGGCGAACAGGATCTGCGGTGTCCAATTGAACAGGCCGAGCAATTGTTCATTGCGCTGAAAAGAGGCAAGCAGACCACAAGGCTCGTTCGTTTCCCAGGGGCAAACCACGAGTTGTCCCGTGGAGGTCACCCTCACTTGAGGGTACGCCGTTTGGAGCATATTGCCGGATGGTTTAACGAGTACCTGTAG
- a CDS encoding stalk domain-containing protein, translating into MKSKKWLVAAGVFGMVLTGSAGVYAGTQLETIKAYLNHGLAIEVNGQKFTPTGDQGKKLAPITYQGSTYLPVRSIADALKTEVKYDSQNNKVSIGSSSSSGGSTSTGNSGSTSPSTGTNSQTTGVKSKYLPADFPLPKDAKATSLIENIMDGDKKVVLTYTTKETLLTVGTSYKDYYQTKNLSQNTQDIQADGFSIVGREDGKYAVTITGSVSATNKDLNEITVVWGEE; encoded by the coding sequence ATGAAAAGCAAAAAGTGGTTGGTTGCTGCGGGTGTGTTTGGCATGGTGTTAACCGGATCGGCAGGTGTATATGCAGGTACACAACTGGAGACAATCAAAGCTTATCTGAACCATGGGCTCGCCATCGAAGTGAACGGACAGAAATTTACACCGACAGGTGACCAGGGCAAAAAGCTTGCGCCAATTACATATCAAGGCAGTACATATCTCCCCGTTCGTTCGATTGCAGATGCGTTGAAGACCGAAGTGAAGTATGATTCCCAAAACAATAAAGTAAGCATCGGTTCTTCAAGCTCTTCTGGTGGGTCAACATCCACAGGCAACAGTGGATCGACATCACCATCTACAGGCACGAACTCACAGACGACAGGTGTGAAGTCCAAGTATCTGCCAGCAGATTTCCCATTACCGAAGGATGCAAAGGCAACAAGTCTCATTGAGAACATAATGGATGGTGACAAAAAAGTAGTGCTCACGTACACAACCAAAGAAACGTTGCTAACCGTTGGAACATCCTACAAAGACTACTACCAGACCAAAAATCTAAGTCAGAACACTCAGGATATCCAGGCAGACGGCTTCAGCATCGTGGGTCGTGAAGATGGCAAATATGCCGTAACCATCACGGGTTCGGTGTCTGCAACCAACAAGGATCTGAATGAAATCACCGTAGTGTGGGGCGAAGAGTAA
- a CDS encoding MalY/PatB family protein: MNNNNSTFDQSINRISTGSEKWDALEDIFGAADALPMWVADMDFAAPPSVIQALQTRMEHGIFGYTVRTEAYHAAVAGWMERRHNWKINDDWIVFTPGIVPALSIAVQRFTDPGDAVVIQTPVYAPFYEVVRGQGRELITNPLVENNGHYTMDLEQLESSLQTGRVKMLILCSPHNPVGRVWTREELEGLTSLCLQYNVLMVSDEIHADLVHQRGTHTPLTLISDAVSDLSIICTAPSKTFNIPGLCTSNIIIPNAKLRESFAQGVKTMGLASISTLGAVATEAAYNGAEEWLDECLAYIRGNMEYVQQYVTEHMPQIKMHLPEATYLLWMDFRELNIPHAQLCNTLLHEAGLAFNDGSFFGTEGTGFMRINVACPRSTVEEAMRRLSALLSNVSGK, translated from the coding sequence ATGAATAACAATAACAGTACATTTGATCAGTCTATTAACCGGATCTCTACCGGATCAGAAAAATGGGATGCGCTTGAGGATATCTTCGGTGCTGCTGATGCGCTTCCGATGTGGGTGGCCGATATGGATTTTGCTGCTCCACCATCCGTCATTCAGGCCCTGCAAACACGGATGGAGCACGGAATTTTTGGTTATACAGTGCGGACTGAGGCGTATCATGCAGCTGTTGCAGGGTGGATGGAACGGCGTCACAACTGGAAAATTAACGATGACTGGATCGTATTCACTCCAGGTATTGTGCCCGCACTCAGCATTGCTGTACAACGATTCACCGATCCTGGAGATGCTGTAGTCATCCAAACTCCGGTGTATGCGCCCTTCTATGAAGTAGTACGTGGTCAAGGTCGTGAACTGATCACCAATCCTTTGGTAGAGAATAACGGTCATTACACGATGGATCTGGAACAACTGGAATCCAGCTTGCAGACCGGTCGGGTCAAAATGCTGATTCTGTGCAGTCCTCATAACCCGGTTGGACGGGTATGGACTCGTGAGGAGCTTGAAGGGCTTACGTCACTGTGTCTGCAATACAACGTACTGATGGTTTCAGATGAAATCCATGCCGATCTTGTTCATCAGCGCGGAACTCATACACCACTGACCCTGATCTCGGACGCCGTCTCTGATCTAAGTATCATCTGTACGGCTCCAAGCAAAACGTTCAACATTCCTGGCCTCTGCACATCCAACATCATCATCCCCAATGCCAAGTTGCGGGAATCGTTCGCGCAGGGTGTTAAAACGATGGGACTTGCCAGTATCAGTACACTGGGGGCTGTTGCAACCGAAGCTGCATACAACGGAGCCGAGGAATGGCTGGATGAGTGCCTTGCCTATATCCGTGGAAATATGGAGTATGTACAACAGTATGTTACGGAACACATGCCACAGATCAAAATGCATCTGCCCGAAGCAACCTATCTGTTATGGATGGATTTCCGGGAATTGAATATTCCCCATGCACAACTATGCAACACGCTGCTTCATGAAGCAGGGCTTGCTTTCAATGACGGGAGCTTCTTTGGAACAGAGGGTACAGGGTTCATGCGTATTAATGTAGCCTGTCCACGTTCTACGGTTGAAGAGGCGATGCGCAGGTTATCTGCGTTGCTAAGCAATGTGTCAGGCAAATAA
- a CDS encoding ABC transporter ATP-binding protein, which yields MSLEARDVSYRYNQKSWVFQQMNMQVQQGEVVGLWGPSGCGKTSLGRILAGYAEPVAGQVLLDGKPLPRTGVCPVQLVFQHPEKAVNPRWRMRRVLQEASVQDEQLLEALGIQQTWLDRRPSELSGGELQRFCVARALGTATRYVIADEMTTMLDAITQAQIWHTVMGVARQRNLGLLIISHDRDLLDRLCDRITPMPLSMSL from the coding sequence ATGTCACTTGAAGCACGGGACGTGAGTTACCGTTATAATCAGAAATCATGGGTATTCCAACAGATGAACATGCAGGTGCAACAGGGAGAAGTGGTTGGCTTGTGGGGACCAAGTGGCTGTGGCAAAACAAGCCTTGGTCGCATCCTTGCAGGATATGCCGAACCTGTGGCAGGACAAGTACTTCTGGATGGGAAACCACTCCCACGTACAGGAGTATGTCCGGTTCAGCTGGTGTTCCAGCACCCGGAGAAAGCTGTGAATCCACGCTGGCGAATGCGCCGCGTGTTGCAAGAGGCGTCTGTGCAGGATGAACAGTTGCTCGAAGCATTGGGTATTCAGCAAACCTGGTTGGACCGTAGGCCGAGTGAATTATCCGGTGGAGAACTGCAGCGTTTCTGTGTGGCGCGAGCGCTTGGAACAGCGACACGTTACGTGATCGCAGATGAGATGACAACGATGCTGGATGCGATCACTCAGGCACAGATCTGGCATACCGTGATGGGGGTGGCTCGCCAGCGTAATCTGGGGCTATTGATCATAAGCCATGATCGGGATTTGTTGGACAGGCTGTGCGACAGAATTACTCCGATGCCGCTATCGATGTCACTGTAG
- a CDS encoding ABC transporter ATP-binding protein, protein MALLDIEGVSVSFRRARGWFGHEQTYVIQNLDLSVNKGEIVAVVGASGSGKSVLAQAVMGILPANARLEGRISYNSEPLTPERQLHLRGDELVLIPQSVSYLDPLMKVGRQVQPVTRDLGRKRGFITRSHTKKTEQELTERYHLPQGTAGKYPFELSGGMARRVLMATATSGHPKLIIADEPTPGIHPEVLAETMKQFRELANEGVGILWITHDVTTALTAADRIAVFYAGTNVEAAQVDDFKGNGGRLRHPYTKALWNALPQNGFQPLPGSQPLAGQEITTGCSFAPRCNAATAVCTRERPELRKVRGGEVRCFHVT, encoded by the coding sequence ATGGCTCTGCTTGATATTGAGGGAGTATCGGTGTCATTTCGGCGCGCTCGTGGTTGGTTTGGGCACGAACAGACTTATGTTATTCAGAATCTGGATCTTTCCGTAAACAAGGGCGAGATCGTGGCTGTTGTAGGCGCAAGTGGATCGGGTAAAAGTGTGCTGGCTCAAGCCGTTATGGGTATTCTGCCTGCCAATGCCAGGTTGGAAGGTAGAATTAGCTATAATAGCGAGCCTTTAACCCCAGAGCGGCAGCTTCATCTGCGTGGAGACGAACTGGTGTTGATTCCACAATCCGTCAGTTATTTGGACCCGCTGATGAAGGTGGGAAGACAAGTTCAGCCGGTAACCCGAGATTTGGGACGGAAGCGCGGCTTCATAACTCGATCCCATACGAAAAAGACGGAGCAGGAGCTGACGGAGCGATATCATCTTCCTCAAGGAACAGCCGGGAAATACCCGTTTGAGTTGTCCGGAGGTATGGCAAGGCGGGTGTTGATGGCTACAGCGACCTCCGGTCATCCGAAGCTGATCATCGCAGATGAGCCAACACCAGGCATCCATCCCGAAGTGCTGGCCGAGACGATGAAGCAATTTCGCGAGCTTGCAAATGAAGGCGTAGGTATCCTATGGATTACGCATGATGTTACGACAGCGCTGACGGCTGCCGATCGCATCGCTGTATTTTACGCGGGGACCAATGTAGAGGCGGCGCAGGTGGATGATTTTAAAGGGAATGGAGGACGTCTTCGTCATCCATATACAAAAGCGCTCTGGAATGCGTTGCCGCAGAACGGATTTCAGCCACTCCCAGGCTCCCAACCGTTGGCAGGTCAAGAGATCACCACAGGCTGTTCATTTGCTCCCCGATGTAATGCAGCAACCGCTGTATGTACCCGCGAACGTCCAGAGCTTCGTAAGGTACGGGGCGGAGAAGTGAGGTGTTTCCATGTCACTTGA
- a CDS encoding ABC transporter permease, which produces MKQTVERSSEQTAETAEVQKVKTANQEVRYNINTGSLQAETGKGTGTTRQTRKDYTAARDQNFRNPRQRAVIWGSLAVIWIAVVWLTGRLLPAGSTLTSLMDRNLAPTWAHPFGTDWLGRDMFMRTLKGLATSIQVGLLAACGGGLIALLLGLAAASSKAADRVISWIIDLFLSVPHLVSLVMLAFVFGGGLAGVAAAIALTHWPNLARIVRAEMIQLKSAEYIQISHKLGQSRLQIAVQHMLPHLVPQLFVGVLLIFPHAILHEAAITFLGLGLSPQQPAIGIILSESMRYLSAGMWWLAFFPGLALLLVVRAFDVLGNSLKTLTGTGSSREVR; this is translated from the coding sequence ATGAAGCAGACGGTAGAACGCTCCTCCGAGCAGACGGCAGAAACAGCCGAAGTACAGAAAGTGAAAACTGCGAATCAAGAGGTACGGTACAACATTAATACAGGGTCTCTACAAGCTGAGACTGGAAAAGGAACAGGAACAACACGCCAAACGAGAAAAGATTATACGGCTGCCAGAGACCAAAATTTCCGCAACCCTCGCCAAAGAGCGGTGATCTGGGGAAGCCTCGCGGTGATCTGGATTGCCGTTGTGTGGTTGACGGGCAGGCTGCTTCCGGCTGGTTCTACGCTGACTTCATTAATGGATCGGAATTTGGCTCCAACCTGGGCGCATCCATTTGGAACGGATTGGCTCGGAAGAGATATGTTCATGCGTACGTTAAAAGGATTGGCAACCAGCATTCAAGTGGGATTGCTTGCTGCATGTGGTGGCGGATTGATCGCACTGCTGTTGGGTTTGGCTGCTGCTTCAAGCAAGGCTGCTGACCGGGTAATCTCATGGATTATCGACTTGTTCCTCAGTGTGCCCCATCTGGTATCGCTGGTTATGTTGGCCTTTGTATTCGGTGGAGGTTTGGCAGGAGTGGCGGCAGCGATTGCGCTGACACACTGGCCGAATCTGGCCCGGATTGTACGAGCGGAGATGATCCAACTGAAATCCGCAGAGTACATTCAGATTTCACACAAGTTGGGTCAATCGCGGTTACAGATTGCGGTGCAGCATATGCTGCCACATCTGGTCCCGCAGCTGTTCGTTGGCGTACTGCTAATCTTTCCCCATGCGATTCTGCACGAGGCAGCCATTACGTTTCTGGGGCTGGGGTTGTCCCCGCAACAACCGGCAATTGGAATTATTTTGTCAGAGTCGATGAGATATTTATCTGCTGGCATGTGGTGGCTCGCCTTTTTCCCGGGACTAGCATTGTTGCTGGTTGTTCGTGCGTTTGATGTATTGGGCAACAGTCTGAAGACATTGACGGGTACAGGTAGTTCGAGGGAGGTGAGGTAA
- a CDS encoding ABC transporter permease, protein MTGRNGWARFVGFKMLRLVSLLVGVSVLSFILMQFSPVDPIEAYIGGDMIRVSAEQRNLIEERWGLNESPMERLLAWGQALIQGDLGTSMIYRQPVADIIQERFMNSIALMAVAWLLSGIIGFTLGVVAAMRRDSKLDRLICWYCYTLASTPVFWIALLLLMVFGVWLGWLPVGLGVPAGMSADQVTWGDRAIHMILPALTLSLTGVASIALHTKQKLTDVLESDYILFARARGERGFQLFRRHGFRHVVLPAITLQFASFSELFGGAVLAEQVFSYPGLGQATVQAGLRGDVPLLLGLVMCSAIFVFTGNMVADILYRMIDPRMKEELMS, encoded by the coding sequence ATGACAGGCAGGAATGGATGGGCCAGATTTGTTGGTTTTAAAATGTTGCGACTTGTATCTTTATTGGTTGGAGTCAGTGTGTTGTCTTTTATATTAATGCAATTCTCTCCTGTGGACCCGATCGAAGCCTACATTGGTGGAGACATGATCAGGGTAAGCGCCGAACAGCGCAATCTTATAGAAGAACGGTGGGGATTGAATGAATCTCCCATGGAACGATTACTAGCCTGGGGACAAGCGCTGATTCAGGGAGATCTGGGAACTTCGATGATCTACAGACAGCCTGTAGCGGATATTATACAGGAACGATTCATGAATTCTATCGCACTAATGGCTGTAGCCTGGCTACTATCTGGTATCATTGGGTTCACTCTTGGTGTAGTTGCCGCCATGAGACGCGATTCGAAGCTGGATCGCCTGATCTGTTGGTATTGTTATACGCTGGCCTCCACGCCGGTATTCTGGATTGCGCTGTTGCTGCTAATGGTATTTGGGGTGTGGCTCGGATGGCTTCCAGTTGGCCTTGGGGTACCCGCAGGAATGTCAGCTGATCAGGTCACATGGGGAGATCGAGCTATTCATATGATTCTGCCAGCGTTGACCCTCAGTTTGACTGGGGTAGCTTCTATTGCTTTGCATACCAAGCAGAAGCTCACGGATGTGCTCGAGTCAGATTATATTCTGTTTGCGAGAGCGCGGGGTGAGCGTGGATTTCAGCTGTTCCGTCGACATGGGTTCAGACATGTTGTTTTGCCAGCCATCACGCTGCAATTTGCTTCGTTCAGTGAACTGTTTGGTGGGGCTGTGCTTGCAGAACAGGTATTTTCATACCCCGGCCTTGGTCAGGCAACGGTTCAGGCGGGGTTGCGTGGAGATGTTCCACTGCTGCTCGGACTTGTGATGTGCAGTGCGATATTTGTTTTTACAGGTAATATGGTGGCTGACATTCTGTATCGCATGATTGATCCACGGATGAAGGAGGAGCTGATGTCATGA